GTTTTGCCCGGTCAGCGAAAGGTTCAGGTTCTTGAAGTTTTTGCCGATGTCGCCGAAAGCATAGCTCACGGTGGCGTTGGTCAGCTTCAGGAAGTTGCCGTTTTCGAGATAGCGGGTGGAGGTGGCAATGGGGTTTGCCGTGCTTTCGTTGTTGCCCATCAGCTCCTTGGCGATGTTGCGCGACGAAAGGTTGTTCACCGGCAGCACGGTATTGGCGGTGTTGTTGTAAAGTTTATGCCCGAATGCGCCGTTGAAGTTCACGGCGAAGTACCATTTCTTCACGTTGAGGTCGGTGGTGATGCCCAGCAGGGTGCGGGGATTGGGGTCGCCGCTGTAGTGCATCTTGTCGGCGCCGCCTTCGTATTCGCTGATGCCGTCTTTATTCAATCCTGTCCATTTTCTCAGGTAAAACACGTTAAGGGGATAACCGTTGGCGAAGCGTTGCACGGTGGCGCCGGTTACGCCCTGTCCGCTGATGGCGCCGGTCAACACATCCGGACCTTCATAATTCTGCAGTTCGTTCTTCATGAAGGCGGCGTTCACGCCGAGGTTCCAGAGGATATTTTTCCCGCGGATGATTTCGCCGCGCAATGCCAGTTCCACGCCTTTGTTGAGGATTTCGCCGGGCATGTTGCGCCAAACGTTTGCGGCCGGGCCGGGGCCGGTGGCGATGAAGTTGAACAGCAGGTCGGAGGTTTTCTTATGGAAATAATCCACGCTGCCGGAAATCCTGTTCTGGAGAATGGAGAAGTCCACACCGGCGTTCAGCTGCGCGGATTTTTCCCATTTCAGGTCGGGGTTGGCCGCGTTCACCTGGCGGGAGCTACCGCCGCCGCTCAGCAGGAACTGTTCCTGCGCAGCGCCTGCGGGAAATTCCTGGTTCCCGGTGATGCCCCAGCCCGCGCGGATCGCCAGCTGCTGGATGAACCCGTTGCCTTTCAGGAAATCTTCTTCCGACAAATTCCATTTGGCCGCAAACGAAGGGAAATACCCGTAGCGATTGTTCTCCCCAAACTTGTTGGAGCCGTCGGCGCGCATGGTGGCGGTGAGGAGGTATTTGTCCTGCAGGTTGGCCGTCACGCGTCCAAACACGGATTGCAGTTCGGATTTCGGCTGCACGTTGGCGGACATGAAGGTGTTGCTCTGGATGGGATCCTGCAGGATGCTGGTATACGGCAAGGCGTCGGTACTGAAGCCCAGCGCGCCCAGGTCGGTCGTGCGGTATTGGAAGTCCTGGTATTCATACCCCACCACCGCGCCGAGATGGAAGGCGTTGGTGATCTGTTTGTTATAATTCAAGGTGTGGGAGAACAGTTTGGTGAGCAGCTCGGCGTTGC
Above is a genomic segment from Chitinophaga pollutisoli containing:
- a CDS encoding TonB-dependent receptor domain-containing protein, whose protein sequence is MKKLEVLSPDEFRQTIKNYNFAEGDGGGTAEGLNSILRTGVTHNFNVGISGGSENARYRAAFGLMDQQGIVLKSGLKKYTGNLTGQFKFLESRRLGLDFSLMAAQTVETMAPISNNAGFTGSLIGQALQWNPTLNMRQPDGSFTILGNNSAVNPLAMSEAWDDKADINYLLGNISPYFKITDDLEYRFLFSINRQNGIRRTQIQSWININGVKDLGQAYYGNAELLTKLFSHTLNYNKQITNAFHLGAVVGYEYQDFQYRTTDLGALGFSTDALPYTSILQDPIQSNTFMSANVQPKSELQSVFGRVTANLQDKYLLTATMRADGSNKFGENNRYGYFPSFAAKWNLSEEDFLKGNGFIQQLAIRAGWGITGNQEFPAGAAQEQFLLSGGGSSRQVNAANPDLKWEKSAQLNAGVDFSILQNRISGSVDYFHKKTSDLLFNFIATGPGPAANVWRNMPGEILNKGVELALRGEIIRGKNILWNLGVNAAFMKNELQNYEGPDVLTGAISGQGVTGATVQRFANGYPLNVFYLRKWTGLNKDGISEYEGGADKMHYSGDPNPRTLLGITTDLNVKKWYFAVNFNGAFGHKLYNNTANTVLPVNNLSSRNIAKELMGNNESTANPIATSTRYLENGNFLKLTNATVSYAFGDIGKNFKNLNLSLTGQNLFVITKYTGFDPEVNTDKSVNGVNSFGIEYIPYPTARSIMLSVGVSF